The following coding sequences are from one Veillonella rodentium window:
- a CDS encoding S-layer homology domain-containing protein, with amino-acid sequence MKLNKLSLSLAITLALGSTFGMAHAETTATQNKTTTVTNTTVKPLPVKATTAKTAPKATAQKAASTDKMTAEKNADTETKAAAATKSAADTKATAHTAATTKAEAKPVTGAKTTETATAHKAIKENLPVGVYSDTKDSWARDAIQAMTQAGYLSGYSDNTFKPSQQITREQAAAIYGKVLQSNLNAQDLTALTAKEEATTYSDVAADRWSNSAIKLVSAAGVMEGTSKTAFNPTKAMNREEFVASAASLAKKLNISPAVKTEKVAFKDEASISKEYLADVQYMAQRGIVSSGATESFNPKQPVTRAQAATILHRLLNGAGLATAKQGTTEAAGMDAGTVAGDMSKSDKTVDASKKHKDMKSDVEKSEKAAKEDAKKAKKEMKDVKAAKEVKETKTEPVYNVRPVRRSTLKALDQKQQAALENKVFTELNKTYKTDDAFQDYGVMYWRDNQLHVALKTDSDIPTVKANLAARGDSTINNYVVVEPSQYSQAEYDAIDANFRNYYSKNEKAGNILATFPDVENNQLYAVVSTASKETQQGIAKLFGSKVKMTVKR; translated from the coding sequence ATGAAACTAAATAAATTATCCTTATCCTTGGCAATTACATTGGCCTTGGGATCCACATTCGGCATGGCTCACGCTGAAACAACCGCAACGCAAAACAAAACGACAACAGTGACAAACACAACGGTTAAACCGCTCCCTGTAAAAGCAACAACTGCAAAAACCGCTCCAAAAGCGACCGCGCAGAAGGCTGCCTCTACAGACAAAATGACCGCTGAAAAAAATGCGGATACTGAAACCAAAGCAGCTGCCGCGACAAAATCAGCAGCAGATACTAAGGCGACAGCTCACACCGCGGCTACGACCAAGGCCGAGGCTAAACCTGTAACCGGTGCAAAAACGACGGAAACCGCAACGGCACATAAAGCGATAAAAGAAAATTTACCGGTCGGCGTATATTCCGATACGAAAGACAGCTGGGCACGTGATGCAATTCAAGCGATGACACAGGCCGGATATTTATCGGGTTACTCGGATAACACATTTAAACCGAGTCAACAAATCACACGTGAACAAGCTGCCGCAATTTACGGCAAAGTGTTACAGAGCAATTTAAATGCTCAAGATTTGACCGCTCTTACAGCAAAGGAAGAAGCGACTACGTACTCCGATGTAGCCGCTGACCGTTGGTCTAACTCCGCTATCAAATTGGTAAGTGCCGCAGGTGTTATGGAAGGTACGTCTAAAACGGCATTCAATCCTACAAAGGCAATGAATCGAGAAGAATTTGTCGCATCTGCTGCCAGCTTAGCGAAAAAACTCAACATCTCCCCTGCTGTAAAAACCGAGAAAGTGGCTTTCAAAGATGAAGCAAGCATCTCCAAAGAATATTTAGCCGATGTACAATACATGGCGCAACGCGGTATCGTATCCTCCGGTGCGACAGAAAGTTTTAACCCGAAACAACCTGTAACACGCGCACAGGCGGCAACGATTTTACATCGTCTACTTAACGGCGCCGGCTTGGCAACAGCTAAACAAGGTACAACAGAAGCAGCCGGAATGGATGCCGGTACTGTAGCGGGAGACATGTCCAAGTCCGATAAAACGGTAGATGCATCAAAAAAACATAAAGACATGAAATCGGATGTGGAGAAATCCGAAAAGGCCGCTAAAGAAGACGCTAAAAAAGCAAAGAAGGAAATGAAGGACGTTAAAGCTGCAAAAGAGGTTAAGGAAACTAAAACCGAACCGGTTTACAACGTACGCCCCGTTCGTCGCAGCACATTAAAAGCATTGGATCAGAAGCAACAAGCCGCTTTGGAGAACAAAGTGTTCACGGAATTGAATAAAACATACAAAACCGATGATGCTTTCCAAGATTATGGTGTTATGTATTGGCGCGACAACCAATTACATGTGGCATTAAAAACGGACAGCGACATTCCTACTGTAAAAGCGAACCTTGCAGCCCGTGGTGATTCCACTATAAACAACTACGTTGTGGTGGAACCTTCTCAATACAGCCAGGCCGAATACGATGCAATCGATGCGAACTTCCGCAACTACTACAGCAAAAACGAAAAAGCCGGCAATATTCTGGCTACATTCCCTGATGTAGAAAACAATCAACTCTATGCAGTAGTATCTACCGCATCGAAAGAAACGCAACAAGGCATCGCCAAATTGTTCGGTTCCAAAGTAAAAATGACAGTTAAACGCTAA
- a CDS encoding S-layer homology domain-containing protein, which produces MNKNTKYTLHALVLGALVATTGLTAANTTSTAATANTVPSTARAATQSAHAAAATDKSAITNAKSPLPSAATNSQTALETRESRTESNPQRPTNNDLSTETQTSVVNQQLPVGGPADIQNVRPYIFSDVPSDFWAANSISTVTRANLMKGYSDGTFRPNQPMTREEVASLFNNITNDGQAAFLSSKFKDITSDRWSALAIESVARKNIISGYGDDTYKPEKYMSRQEFAVVADNYIHYLGYTTEDPTVLDTVAYGDQKFVAPWAQDAVRELAYLGFTNYAPGTLFNPEKYITRAEAAEITYRMTQTEQALAFHNTLFRQQVENKTVRIIDNALNYGNDFTKFRNDGALFWEAGQLYASLTDQKKVDLVAKAIADAHDLQLDKTVVVSKGKLTQVQLEDYQSDAIALYQEKEPKGKIISIYPNTDTSALIITVDSIQKSTMKAFKKKFHDNVFLQLPPEPLTGGSDGNIHFPLPQRNTKK; this is translated from the coding sequence ATGAACAAGAATACTAAGTATACATTGCACGCTCTCGTTTTAGGAGCCTTGGTAGCGACTACCGGCCTGACGGCAGCTAATACAACATCCACTGCGGCAACTGCCAATACGGTTCCATCGACAGCTCGTGCGGCTACACAGTCGGCACACGCGGCTGCGGCAACTGATAAATCAGCTATAACAAATGCTAAATCCCCTTTGCCATCAGCTGCAACCAATTCACAAACAGCTTTAGAAACAAGGGAATCAAGAACGGAAAGTAATCCACAGAGACCGACCAATAACGATTTATCCACGGAAACACAAACCTCAGTTGTAAATCAGCAGTTACCTGTCGGTGGTCCTGCTGATATCCAGAATGTACGCCCTTATATTTTCTCCGACGTGCCGAGCGATTTCTGGGCCGCTAACTCCATCAGTACCGTTACAAGAGCGAATCTCATGAAAGGCTATTCGGACGGTACTTTCAGACCGAATCAACCGATGACACGCGAAGAAGTGGCGAGTCTTTTCAATAACATTACAAATGACGGACAAGCCGCCTTTTTATCGAGCAAATTCAAGGATATAACGTCTGACCGCTGGTCCGCCCTCGCAATCGAATCGGTGGCACGGAAAAATATCATCAGCGGCTACGGCGATGACACTTACAAGCCGGAAAAATACATGTCCCGCCAGGAATTTGCCGTAGTAGCGGATAATTATATACATTATCTAGGTTATACCACTGAGGACCCTACCGTTCTCGATACGGTCGCATACGGTGACCAGAAATTCGTCGCTCCTTGGGCGCAAGACGCCGTGCGCGAGTTAGCATACTTAGGCTTTACAAACTATGCACCGGGCACCTTATTTAATCCGGAAAAATACATCACCCGTGCAGAAGCGGCGGAAATCACCTATCGCATGACACAGACGGAGCAAGCCTTAGCGTTCCACAATACATTATTCAGACAACAGGTGGAAAACAAAACGGTCCGTATCATCGACAATGCATTAAATTACGGCAATGACTTTACAAAATTCCGCAATGACGGGGCCCTCTTCTGGGAAGCAGGTCAACTATATGCCTCCTTGACGGATCAAAAGAAAGTAGACCTCGTTGCCAAGGCGATTGCCGATGCTCACGATTTACAATTAGATAAAACCGTAGTCGTATCGAAAGGTAAATTGACACAGGTGCAACTGGAAGATTATCAGTCCGATGCCATCGCCCTCTATCAGGAGAAAGAACCGAAAGGAAAGATCATCTCCATCTATCCGAACACGGACACGAGTGCACTCATCATTACCGTTGATTCCATCCAAAAATCGACGATGAAAGCATTTAAAAAGAAATTCCATGATAATGTCTTCTTGCAGTTGCCGCCTGAACCACTTACAGGCGGCTCGGACGGGAACATTCACTTCCCATTGCCGCAGCGCAACACAAAAAAATAA
- a CDS encoding OPT family oligopeptide transporter, which produces MKHDFMSHDLHLPELTLRGMLLGALITVIFTASNVYLGLKVGLTFSSSIPAAIISMAILRFFKDSNVLENNMVQTQASAAGTLSAIIFILPGLLMLGYWNGFPFWQTFLLCACGGSLGVLFTIPLRRAMVVNSDLPYPEGRAAAEILKVGSHNGDEGPQSNSGMKDIVSGGFVAGLISLCANGFKVLGDSMSFWIPAGSKGITQIPLGFSTALLGAGYLIGIASGIAILVGVLVAWAGFVPYLTNLYAPDGGATAKFAMGIWKEKVRFIGAGAIGIAAIWTLITLIKPIIEGMKISVKSMNSSAEERETHRMDTDMNTKSVLIVFAIILVGLVFTFWDFVSAVPISTSLMWTLVVVGIIVALLIGFFVAAACGYMAGLIGTSASPISGIGILATIISSLVVYFIASENNLFATEAGVQFATAMAIFMTSVVIAIASISNDNLQDLKTGQLVGATPWRQQIALLLGSVAGAVAIAPVLNLLYQAYGFTGALPRAEMDPGAALSAPQATLMTTIAQGIFNSSMDWDYILIGVGVGVVAIIVNLILKSTTATLTLPPLAVGMGIYLPPTLEVPLIIGSFISYFVGRYLVARAKMRAGELAEYDVEQSNRRGVLFASGLIVGESLIGVLIAAIIVLSVTTGGGESPLQLVGPEFESNAGWLGLLAFIFAGLYLVRRVVTHKFNKEEALAMKAEQELEK; this is translated from the coding sequence ATGAAACATGACTTTATGAGCCATGACCTTCATCTGCCGGAACTGACATTGCGTGGGATGCTACTTGGTGCATTGATTACTGTTATTTTTACAGCATCTAACGTATATCTCGGTTTGAAGGTAGGTTTGACATTCTCGTCATCCATTCCGGCTGCCATTATTTCTATGGCGATTTTGCGTTTTTTCAAGGACTCAAACGTACTTGAAAATAATATGGTACAAACTCAGGCTTCTGCAGCTGGGACCTTGTCCGCTATTATCTTTATTTTACCCGGTCTGCTTATGCTTGGGTATTGGAACGGTTTCCCGTTCTGGCAGACATTTCTGCTCTGCGCCTGCGGCGGTTCTCTAGGTGTTTTATTCACCATTCCGTTGCGTCGTGCCATGGTGGTGAACAGTGATTTGCCGTATCCGGAAGGCCGTGCGGCGGCGGAAATCTTGAAGGTCGGCTCTCATAACGGAGATGAAGGTCCACAATCTAATTCCGGTATGAAGGATATCGTATCCGGCGGTTTTGTAGCCGGACTTATCAGCCTTTGTGCGAACGGTTTCAAAGTACTTGGCGACAGCATGAGCTTCTGGATTCCTGCTGGTAGTAAAGGTATTACTCAAATCCCATTGGGGTTCTCTACAGCATTATTGGGGGCCGGTTATCTTATCGGTATCGCATCCGGTATCGCTATCCTGGTCGGTGTTCTCGTCGCATGGGCAGGTTTCGTACCGTATTTAACGAATCTGTATGCTCCGGATGGCGGTGCAACTGCTAAATTCGCTATGGGCATCTGGAAAGAAAAGGTTCGCTTTATCGGTGCCGGTGCCATCGGTATCGCGGCGATTTGGACTTTGATCACATTGATTAAGCCTATTATCGAAGGTATGAAAATCTCCGTAAAATCCATGAACAGCAGTGCTGAAGAACGCGAAACACATCGCATGGATACGGATATGAATACTAAATCTGTTCTGATCGTGTTCGCAATCATCCTTGTCGGTTTAGTGTTCACATTCTGGGACTTCGTATCCGCTGTACCTATCAGCACAAGCTTGATGTGGACACTCGTTGTTGTAGGGATTATTGTAGCATTGCTTATCGGTTTCTTCGTAGCTGCTGCATGTGGTTACATGGCCGGTCTTATCGGTACATCTGCATCTCCAATCTCGGGTATCGGTATTTTGGCGACGATTATTTCCTCCCTTGTTGTATACTTCATCGCATCGGAGAATAATTTGTTCGCTACCGAAGCAGGTGTTCAATTTGCTACCGCTATGGCCATCTTCATGACATCCGTGGTTATCGCGATTGCATCTATCTCCAATGATAACTTGCAGGATTTGAAAACAGGTCAGCTCGTCGGTGCTACACCTTGGCGTCAACAGATTGCCCTGTTGCTCGGTTCCGTAGCCGGTGCCGTTGCGATTGCTCCGGTACTTAATTTGCTTTACCAGGCATACGGCTTCACAGGTGCGTTGCCACGTGCCGAAATGGATCCGGGCGCTGCATTATCGGCTCCACAGGCGACGCTGATGACTACCATTGCGCAAGGTATCTTCAACTCCAGCATGGACTGGGATTACATCCTGATCGGCGTTGGCGTCGGTGTTGTGGCGATTATCGTTAACTTGATCCTAAAGAGCACAACCGCTACTTTAACATTGCCTCCATTGGCTGTCGGTATGGGTATTTATTTACCGCCTACTTTAGAAGTACCGCTTATTATTGGTTCTTTCATCAGCTATTTCGTAGGCCGTTATCTTGTGGCTCGTGCTAAAATGCGTGCCGGCGAGCTTGCCGAGTACGATGTGGAGCAATCGAACCGCCGTGGTGTTCTCTTCGCATCCGGCTTGATTGTCGGTGAAAGCTTGATTGGTGTCCTCATAGCTGCTATTATTGTATTGTCAGTTACAACCGGTGGTGGAGAATCTCCACTTCAATTAGTCGGTCCTGAATTTGAAAGTAATGCAGGTTGGTTAGGGTTGCTTGCTTTCATCTTTGCAGGTCTATATCTGGTTCGTCGTGTTGTAACACACAAATTCAATAAAGAAGAAGCTCTCGCTATGAAAGCTGAACAGGAACTAGAAAAATAA